AATCACGGCGCCCAGAACGCTCCACCGGATGGGCGCTAAACGAGTATAAAAGCCGTCTGCTGGCGACAAAAGTTTTACCGCTTTTCCGCGCCTCGCATCAACTGAGTCCGCGCGCTTGCAAACGAATCTCCGAAACTGCGCTGCCTTCTGCTATCCAAACGAGAAACGGGCGGATCGGCGACCAGCCCATCTTTTCGAGCGATAGCAGCGTTTACGCGGCGCCCGGGACAGAATCAGGGAGAGGTCCCCGGCTCGATGTAATTTGTGCCGTGCGTCTGATACACCGGTGGATAGATCTCCGCTGCGTCCAGCGCATTCTGGTCTTGTTCGAAGTATTGCACCATGGTCACGATGTGGTCCGGCCATTGATGCCACATGTAGGCGGATACGCCTTCAGGCAAGTCGGGATTGTGGCTGCCGCAATTCTCAATCGTGACGGGGAAGGCGCCTCCGTCCAGCGCATTAGCGATTAACGGGAATGCAAGCGTCAAGAGCAGCGCACATGCATTAGAAGTTTTTTTATGGATTTGTCTCCTACATTCATCCTGAACTCGTTTCAAATTTCCCGTTGCCAATCTTATTGATACATAGTATCAATAAGTGCATAAATGATACGTAGTATCAATAAGAAGCGCAAGATTGGATGTCTCATGCTCAGCAAAGCGATCAATCCCGAAGACTGGCTGGCCGCGCTCGTCGAGAGCGGCTCCCGTGTGACAAGCGTTCAAGAGACGCTGATTGAAATCTTCTCGCGCAGCGAGTATCCGCTCAGCGCCGAGCAGGCTTGGGATCTCGCCCGCCAGTCGCGCCCGAAAACTGGCCGAGCGACGGTCTACCGCATGGTCGAGAAGCTCGAGAACCTGGGCTTAATACGCCGCGTTCATGGTTATCAGGGATGCAGTCACTTCGTACCAACCCTGCCTGAGCT
The sequence above is drawn from the Gemmatimonadota bacterium genome and encodes:
- a CDS encoding transcriptional repressor is translated as MLSKAINPEDWLAALVESGSRVTSVQETLIEIFSRSEYPLSAEQAWDLARQSRPKTGRATVYRMVEKLENLGLIRRVHGYQGCSHFVPTLPELMMLFICLDCGRADYLDRQPLDDLIQQSQHTSGHQITDSRLQLFGACADCKQNA